ACGGACCAGCTGATTTGGCTGGCTTACAGGCGGGTGATATCATCATCGGTTGGGGTGGCGCGCCGCTAACCTCCCCCGCTCTGGTGGCTCGACAGGTAGCGACCGCTGAAGCCGGCCAAAAACTCGAACTGACGGTATGGCGTAATGGCGCATCTTTTAAGGCAGAACTCATAGTTGCGGAGCAACCAAGCGAGTAACATTCTCCGCTTTGATAGTACTTCTGCGTATCTCCCCCTCCCAAATCAACTAATTCAAATCGGTCGCTCCCTACTGTGCTAGCACTCGGCTACACCTATCTTGAGACTCTCAGGTATTTTCACACGGAGTGGCACGATGAAACGGATCCCAGCACTTAGCAAGTTGCTTCACAGCATCATTTTGATTGCCACACTTCTACTACCTTTTAGTAGCGTGCACGCCGAGGATCTTCGCGCCCTACTCAACAACAGAGGCTATATTGCCATTGAACTGACCGAGAATCGCTTCGGACACTTTATCGTTAATGGACAGCTCAATAGCATCCCAGTAGATATTTTAGTGGATAGTGGTGCGACAACAACGGTAGTCGACCAGAGTTTTGTTAAGCGTATCAACGCGTCCACTCGCGAATCATCCATTCGTGCGGTTGGCCTTGGCGGCTCACAGGGCTATCTAGAAATTGCGGATTTCAACGATTTCACTCTAGGGGAGCAGATTCTGGAGGCCAGTGAAATGAAAGTGATGAATTTAGAGCATATCAACCGCGTCTACCGAAGCAAAGACGTTCGTACCTTATCAGCAATTATCGGCTCTGATTATTTGAAAGCGCACAATGCCATTATTGACTACGAGAACAACCTGCTTTGGCTTGCGCCCGCTACAATCTAAACTAACAACACCTTAGTAGGTGAAAGCGGGCTTGAAGTGGCTGCAAGTGAGTAGCGTTCGTTAAGCCCTTTTAACTGCTCCGTGAAACGTGTCGCCACTAGTTAGTTCTCCGGTAAAAATTCACACAGCGGTGCATTAGCAGTTCATCTAAGTCCGGCAACGTAATTGACTGAATTTCGAATTCCCAGTGATAGCGTGAATGACTAAAATTTCGCACGCGAGAGTCTGCAACGAGCACTGACTTCGACCAAGCACAGAAGTCATCCAATAGCGGCAAGTTTTGCGGATCATATAAGACATCAGCTGCCAATAGACAATCCGCTAAGCCAATACGATTCATATCGGAACAGAGTACCAAGGCATTCTGCCATTCCTGTTCAGTTATCACATCCCAGAGCAGGGAATTAGGACTATCGTGCAGCCGCTCATCGCCATCGATAACTGCTACGCCGTTGAGTTCAGCATTAAGCTTCGTAGCCTGAAGCGCATCGGGATCAATATCACAGGCAACCACTTTCGCCCCCGCTTTAACCGCTGCAATACCCGCCACACCGGAGCCACAACCAAAGTCGACCACACGTTTTCCCGACACCTCAGCAGGATGATCAAGCAGATACCTCGCCATGGCCTGACCGCTTGCCCAACAAAACGCCCAATAGGGCGGATGCGTCCATGCCGCACTGACTTCCTGTTCGGTGAGCGGGCGTCTAAAACAACTATCCTCTAGCAGACAGAGCGAAATTTCCGGCGCGTCGGGTAGTTGAACCACCTCAAGTTTAGCCTCCGGTAGAATGGCGCGAATTCGCTCACTGAGGACAATTTGGTCCGTGATCAACCTATTTGAACCATCTCGAATTCGTCCTTACCTACCAGACAATCAGGACACAACCAGTCTTCTGGAACATCTTCCCATTTGGTTCCTGGCGCAATTCCGTCTTCGGGCCAGCCTTCGGCCTCATCGTAAACGTATCCACAAACGATGCATTCCCATTTTTTAAATTCCATAAATACCTCAAGTCAGTTAATGGCGCGATTTTGCCATACTGTCATACCCGCCACCAGTGCGACTTTCACTAGCCAACTAAAGTAAGCTTCCAGTGGTTCCGCTACGCCATTGCCAGGACGGTATCTGGTGACTGAATTGTGCACTGAGGTCCTGTATTGCTCCTGCGAACTCCGGCGCTCTCGCATTACTAGGAGTGTGGGCAAAACAATAAACCTCACGCCCGTCATCGACCCACTGTGCGAAACGTTTCGCCCATTGGGTAGCGTGATCCTTAGCGCCTTGCCAGTAGGTATGAGAAATCAGTCGCACCATGGGTGTATCGGTTAGGGCATAGCCATAGGTAGGCACGTTGGGTTTTTTACGCTGCGCATCTTGGGTGGCGTCGTTATCCGCTGCCGACGCTCGAAGGGCACGCGTATCAAACCAAATTCGTTCAATACCAAGTTGGTAGAGCAACTGGTTCGTTGCACGTTCGGTTTCCGCTCGATCGAAGAAATCCGGGTGACGGAATTCAATACCGTACCGAAGTCCTGCAGGCAGGCTCAACAAGAAAGCTTCTAGTGATGAAAAATGAGCTTTAGTAAAAGTAGGCGGTAGTTGGATCATAAATGGCGCACAACGATCTAACACCACATCCAAAACACGAAAGAACTCGTTGAGTTCTGGGCTATTCGCCACCAAACCGCCACGATGGGTAACCGTTTGCGGAAGCTTAAAGGAAAAGCGGAAATCACTGTGGGTATCTAGCGACCATTGAGCCACCGTTTGTAGCGATGGTAGTGCATAGAAAGTGCTACCGG
This window of the uncultured Umboniibacter sp. genome carries:
- a CDS encoding aspartyl protease family protein codes for the protein MKRIPALSKLLHSIILIATLLLPFSSVHAEDLRALLNNRGYIAIELTENRFGHFIVNGQLNSIPVDILVDSGATTTVVDQSFVKRINASTRESSIRAVGLGGSQGYLEIADFNDFTLGEQILEASEMKVMNLEHINRVYRSKDVRTLSAIIGSDYLKAHNAIIDYENNLLWLAPATI
- a CDS encoding 50S ribosomal protein L11 methyltransferase, with the protein product MITDQIVLSERIRAILPEAKLEVVQLPDAPEISLCLLEDSCFRRPLTEQEVSAAWTHPPYWAFCWASGQAMARYLLDHPAEVSGKRVVDFGCGSGVAGIAAVKAGAKVVACDIDPDALQATKLNAELNGVAVIDGDERLHDSPNSLLWDVITEQEWQNALVLCSDMNRIGLADCLLAADVLYDPQNLPLLDDFCAWSKSVLVADSRVRNFSHSRYHWEFEIQSITLPDLDELLMHRCVNFYRRTN
- a CDS encoding rubredoxin, which codes for MEFKKWECIVCGYVYDEAEGWPEDGIAPGTKWEDVPEDWLCPDCLVGKDEFEMVQIG
- a CDS encoding DUF72 domain-containing protein — encoded protein: MLRLGLAQWHHRDWTTQIGGRGLAAYAEQFNTVEAGSTFYALPSLQTVAQWSLDTHSDFRFSFKLPQTVTHRGGLVANSPELNEFFRVLDVVLDRCAPFMIQLPPTFTKAHFSSLEAFLLSLPAGLRYGIEFRHPDFFDRAETERATNQLLYQLGIERIWFDTRALRASAADNDATQDAQRKKPNVPTYGYALTDTPMVRLISHTYWQGAKDHATQWAKRFAQWVDDGREVYCFAHTPSNARAPEFAGAIQDLSAQFSHQIPSWQWRSGTTGSLL